From Streptosporangium album, the proteins below share one genomic window:
- a CDS encoding DUF4082 domain-containing protein gives MAVSAPTVWFITRGDVTVEQAAAARPAPAAEPQEPKETSFWSPSTEVKAASHADRAPVELGMRFTAAQSGVVTGVRFYKARGDKGRHTGSLWNADGRRLAGVTFAGESGSGWQEARFASPVRLAAKQLYTVSYHSEDGNYVGSRGFDTARSGPLATTSRNAGVFGYGHSAFPRRSNPKGYNYWVDVIFRWRHRPPTPVPTGPPASPSATPTEDPDRTPSPSATAGPDQTAEPSATPSPTGTPGPSPTRTGIPAPEPTGTHTPKPTGTHSPSPTRTDDPGPAPTTPPAPKPTLTAGPTPTLEPGGSGCAGYPTPACTGVPPGTKLAMSALNEDGTAYRVTTRGAVLDGVHIPGDLLINADDVRVSNSQIDGRVINADGDDTFSFTITDSTVGTAKRCQTLPGIGQDKYTATRVLIRGHGDGFRAAGDDVTIRDSYVDLCSNPGDHSDGIQTYNTGKGLIFDHNTVDQRHAKDITAPIFLVDKQIVDAVVTDNLVMGGTYSIQLKNARGNLVMRGNRLVDRSWIYGPVEADCATIKWADNSLVTIDADYRITSTVGPLPCMS, from the coding sequence GTGGCGGTATCCGCACCCACTGTCTGGTTCATCACCCGCGGCGACGTCACCGTTGAACAGGCGGCCGCAGCCCGGCCCGCACCCGCCGCCGAGCCGCAGGAGCCCAAGGAGACGAGCTTCTGGTCGCCGAGCACCGAGGTGAAGGCCGCATCACACGCCGACCGCGCCCCCGTCGAGCTGGGGATGCGCTTCACCGCCGCCCAGAGCGGCGTGGTGACGGGCGTCCGCTTCTACAAGGCCCGCGGCGACAAGGGCAGGCACACCGGAAGCCTGTGGAACGCGGACGGCAGACGGCTGGCGGGCGTCACCTTCGCAGGAGAGAGCGGGTCGGGCTGGCAGGAGGCCCGCTTCGCCTCGCCGGTACGGCTGGCGGCCAAACAGCTCTACACGGTCTCCTACCACAGCGAAGACGGCAACTACGTGGGCAGCAGGGGCTTCGACACCGCCCGGTCGGGTCCGCTGGCCACAACGTCCCGCAACGCGGGAGTGTTCGGGTACGGCCACAGCGCCTTCCCCCGCCGGTCGAACCCCAAGGGCTACAACTACTGGGTGGACGTGATCTTCCGCTGGCGCCACCGGCCCCCGACACCGGTCCCCACCGGCCCGCCCGCGTCGCCGTCGGCGACGCCCACCGAGGACCCGGACCGGACGCCGAGCCCCAGCGCCACCGCCGGCCCGGACCAGACGGCGGAGCCGAGCGCCACGCCCAGCCCGACCGGCACTCCCGGTCCCAGCCCCACCAGGACCGGCATTCCCGCCCCCGAGCCGACCGGGACACACACTCCCAAACCGACCGGGACACACAGCCCCAGCCCCACCAGGACCGATGATCCCGGTCCCGCCCCGACCACGCCCCCTGCGCCGAAGCCGACACTGACCGCCGGACCGACGCCGACCCTCGAACCGGGCGGCAGCGGTTGCGCGGGCTACCCGACCCCGGCCTGCACCGGCGTGCCGCCCGGCACCAAACTGGCCATGAGCGCCCTCAACGAGGACGGCACCGCCTACCGGGTGACCACGCGGGGCGCCGTGCTGGACGGCGTGCACATCCCCGGTGACCTGCTGATCAACGCAGACGATGTCAGGGTCAGCAACAGCCAGATCGACGGACGTGTCATCAACGCCGACGGGGACGACACCTTCTCGTTCACCATCACCGACTCCACCGTCGGGACCGCGAAGCGCTGCCAGACCCTCCCCGGCATCGGGCAGGACAAATACACCGCCACCCGGGTGCTCATCCGCGGTCACGGCGACGGCTTCCGCGCAGCCGGAGACGACGTCACGATCCGGGACTCCTACGTCGACCTGTGCTCCAACCCGGGCGACCACTCCGACGGCATCCAGACCTACAACACCGGCAAGGGCCTGATCTTCGACCACAACACCGTCGACCAGCGCCACGCCAAGGACATCACCGCACCGATCTTCCTCGTCGACAAGCAGATCGTCGACGCCGTCGTCACCGACAACCTCGTCATGGGCGGCACCTACAGCATCCAGCTGAAGAACGCGCGCGGGAACCTGGTCATGCGCGGCAACAGGCTGGTCGACAGATCCTGGATCTACGGGCCCGTCGAGGCCGACTGCGCCACCATCAAGTGGGCCGACAACTCACTGGTGACCATCGACGCCGACTACCGCATCACCTCGACCGTCGGCCCCCTGCCCTGCATGAGCTGA
- a CDS encoding right-handed parallel beta-helix repeat-containing protein, translating into MRWVSLLAAVSVVTMTFLAGCTSSPAGGPTSTPTRSPGQPTVGAGRCPGYPTPACTGVPPGTKLTVTALNEGGAAYRVRTPGTVLDGVHIPGDLLVHADDVTIRNSRIDGIVINADGPRTFRFTITDSTVGTAKRCQTLPGIGQDKYTATRVLIRGHGDGFRAAGDDVTIRDSYVDLCSNPGDHSDGIQTYNTGKGLIFDHNTVDQRHAKDITAPIFLVDKQIVDAAVTNNLIMGGTYSIQLRNGRGKLVMRGNKLVDKSWVYGPVDSECKVIDWADNWLVTIDENYGVTSTVGPLACAG; encoded by the coding sequence ATGCGATGGGTCAGTCTGCTCGCTGCCGTCTCGGTGGTCACCATGACGTTCCTGGCGGGATGCACGTCCTCTCCGGCCGGGGGCCCGACGAGCACGCCCACCCGATCCCCCGGTCAGCCCACCGTCGGAGCCGGCAGATGTCCCGGATATCCGACCCCGGCCTGCACCGGAGTGCCGCCCGGCACCAAGCTGACCGTGACGGCCCTCAACGAGGGCGGCGCCGCCTACCGGGTGCGGACTCCCGGCACCGTGCTGGACGGCGTGCACATCCCCGGTGACCTGCTCGTCCACGCCGACGACGTCACGATCAGGAACAGCCGGATCGACGGGATCGTGATCAACGCCGACGGGCCCAGGACCTTCCGGTTCACCATCACCGACTCCACCGTCGGGACCGCGAAGCGCTGCCAGACCCTCCCCGGCATCGGGCAGGACAAATACACCGCCACCCGGGTGCTCATCCGCGGTCACGGCGACGGCTTCCGCGCAGCCGGAGACGACGTCACGATCCGGGACTCCTACGTCGACCTGTGCTCCAACCCGGGCGACCACTCCGACGGCATCCAGACCTACAACACCGGCAAGGGCCTGATCTTCGACCACAACACCGTCGACCAGCGCCACGCCAAGGACATCACCGCACCGATCTTCCTCGTCGACAAGCAGATCGTCGACGCCGCCGTCACCAATAATCTGATCATGGGCGGCACCTACAGCATCCAGCTGAGAAACGGACGCGGAAAGCTCGTCATGCGCGGCAATAAACTGGTCGACAAATCCTGGGTTTACGGTCCGGTCGATTCTGAGTGCAAGGTGATCGACTGGGCGGACAACTGGCTGGTGACGATCGACGAGAACTACGGTGTCACCTCGACCGTCGGCCCGCTGGCCTGCGCGGGCTGA
- a CDS encoding dTDP-4-dehydrorhamnose 3,5-epimerase family protein, translating to MRVERSKIDGVLLFIPTPHRDDRGLFTRTFDTAAAEESGLDPARFVQDSQSRSRRGTVRGMHGRAGRGEAKLVRCARGAVHDVLVDARPGSPTFGEQTSVLLDDESFVTLYVPPGLLHGFQALTEQTDVCYRIDREHDPAEDLSVRYDDPGLGIHWPLPVSAISERDLSAGSWAQLRDRLCRPDAME from the coding sequence TTGAGAGTAGAACGAAGCAAAATCGACGGCGTGCTGTTGTTCATACCGACGCCACACCGTGACGACCGGGGACTGTTCACCAGGACCTTCGACACCGCCGCGGCGGAGGAGTCCGGGCTGGACCCCGCGCGCTTCGTGCAGGACAGCCAGTCCCGCTCGCGGCGGGGGACGGTCCGCGGGATGCACGGCCGCGCCGGACGGGGTGAGGCCAAGCTGGTGCGCTGCGCGCGTGGAGCGGTGCACGACGTGCTGGTCGACGCCCGTCCCGGCTCGCCCACCTTCGGCGAGCAGACCTCCGTCCTGCTCGACGACGAGTCGTTCGTCACCCTCTACGTGCCACCGGGGCTGTTGCACGGATTCCAGGCCCTGACCGAGCAGACCGACGTCTGCTACCGCATCGACCGGGAGCACGACCCCGCCGAGGACCTCTCCGTCCGTTACGACGATCCCGGGCTGGGAATCCACTGGCCGCTTCCGGTCTCAGCGATCAGTGAGCGGGATCTTTCCGCTGGATCATGGGCACAATTGCGGGATCGGCTCTGCCGTCCCGACGCGATGGAGTGA
- a CDS encoding glycosyltransferase — translation MNDAADEHVPPKSGRADGRQPIASVVVPAHNEEAVIAGGLRRLLAGTVPGEFDVVVVANACSDRTAEVARQAGVRVVETPVPGKANALRLGDGTCRTFPRVYLDADVELGAASVRALVAAAERPGVLACAPVPVWDLDGVGWVARRMHKVHDQLIAPFRALAGVGVYVLTERGHARVFPLPDVISDDGWAHGGFAPHERVVVTGAQSLVRPARTISAHLNRRVRVRLGNRQLAELGRSAAEGRLRLSSLGTLVARRKVSPLDAGCYLTVLLMDRALTRMRASRGGQVAWGADTGSRSQAGG, via the coding sequence GTGAACGACGCTGCGGATGAGCACGTTCCACCGAAGTCCGGGCGGGCTGATGGGCGGCAGCCGATCGCCAGCGTCGTCGTGCCCGCGCACAACGAGGAAGCCGTCATCGCGGGCGGCCTGCGACGCCTGCTCGCGGGAACGGTCCCGGGCGAGTTCGACGTGGTGGTGGTGGCGAACGCCTGCTCCGACCGCACGGCGGAGGTCGCCAGGCAGGCCGGTGTCCGCGTCGTGGAGACGCCGGTGCCGGGTAAGGCCAACGCGCTGCGGCTCGGCGACGGGACCTGCCGGACCTTTCCCCGGGTGTATCTGGACGCAGACGTCGAGCTGGGCGCCGCCTCGGTGCGCGCGCTCGTCGCCGCCGCCGAGCGGCCCGGCGTGCTCGCCTGCGCCCCCGTCCCCGTCTGGGACCTGGACGGGGTCGGCTGGGTGGCCCGGCGCATGCACAAGGTGCACGACCAGCTGATCGCGCCGTTCCGGGCGCTGGCGGGGGTGGGGGTCTACGTCCTCACCGAGCGGGGCCACGCCAGGGTCTTCCCGCTGCCGGATGTGATCTCCGACGACGGCTGGGCGCACGGCGGCTTCGCTCCTCACGAGCGGGTGGTGGTGACCGGGGCACAGTCGCTGGTGCGTCCGGCGAGGACCATCTCGGCGCACCTGAACCGGCGGGTGAGGGTGCGCCTGGGCAACCGGCAGCTCGCCGAGCTGGGCCGGTCCGCCGCGGAGGGACGCCTGCGGCTGAGCTCCCTGGGCACCCTCGTGGCGAGGCGGAAGGTGAGCCCGCTCGACGCGGGCTGCTACCTCACCGTCCTGCTCATGGACCGGGCGTTGACCCGGATGCGTGCCTCGCGTGGTGGTCAGGTGGCGTGGGGCGCCGACACCGGCAGCCGGTCCCAGGCGGGCGGATAG
- a CDS encoding methyltransferase domain-containing protein yields MSVLIETAVTTEIASLLESCTDTVTAAAAGLPEGLRRSYRWLRRTTGQLLFERRYGVRTSEVVSLAEFGLARQDRVYYSAANWQTLRRALPRRDVGEHDVFIDLGSGMGRMVLEAAARYPFRKVIGVELSEELNDIARKNIAGTRLRLRCEDVHLVQSDVLDYEIPDDVSVVFLNNPFRGDTFAATIERLIATVDRNPRAVTVIYFNPVEEELLLGTGRFRHLRTVTLGRKAAQDGPFGSVRVYAITERAGA; encoded by the coding sequence GTGAGCGTCCTCATCGAGACCGCCGTCACCACGGAGATCGCCTCCCTGTTGGAGAGCTGCACCGACACGGTCACGGCCGCCGCCGCCGGACTGCCGGAGGGACTGCGGCGGTCCTACAGATGGCTGCGCCGTACCACCGGACAGCTCCTGTTCGAGCGCCGGTACGGAGTACGGACCTCGGAGGTCGTGAGCCTCGCGGAGTTCGGGCTCGCGCGGCAGGACAGGGTCTACTACTCGGCGGCGAACTGGCAGACCCTGCGACGCGCGCTGCCCCGGCGCGACGTCGGCGAGCACGACGTGTTCATCGACCTCGGCTCCGGCATGGGGCGCATGGTGCTGGAGGCGGCGGCTCGCTATCCGTTCAGGAAGGTGATCGGTGTCGAGCTGTCCGAGGAGCTCAACGACATCGCGCGGAAGAACATCGCGGGCACCCGCCTCCGCCTGCGCTGCGAGGACGTCCACCTCGTCCAGTCGGATGTGCTCGACTACGAGATCCCCGACGATGTGAGCGTGGTGTTCCTCAACAACCCCTTCCGGGGTGACACCTTCGCCGCCACGATCGAGAGGCTGATCGCGACCGTGGACCGGAACCCGCGCGCGGTCACGGTGATCTACTTCAACCCGGTCGAGGAGGAGCTCCTGCTCGGCACCGGCCGATTCCGGCACCTGCGCACGGTGACGCTGGGGCGTAAGGCCGCGCAGGACGGCCCCTTCGGCTCGGTCCGGGTGTATGCGATCACCGAGCGGGCCGGTGCCTGA
- a CDS encoding glycosyltransferase family 4 protein, with translation MAGKALILVENLSVPFDRRVWQESTTLRDAGWDVHVICPRGAKRDTEPYVEIDGVKIHRYPLRAATGGPLGYLQEYGSALWHTFRLARRIGPVDVVHACNPPDLLFLVARMLKRRGARFVFDQHDLVPELYLSRFDRGEDFLYRAVCRLERLTYRAADVVIATNESYREVAITRGGKRPGEVFVVRSAPAVERFHRVPVEESIKRGKPHLLCYLGVMGPQDGVDYALRSLASLRDDLGRTDWHAVFVGGGDTFEDMVAFSRELGLSDSVEFTGRIPDEDLLRYLSAADVCLAPDPLNPLNDVSTMNKIMEYMAMARPIVSFDLREARVSAGDAAVYAPANDEPEFAKLIARLLDDPQERRRMGEAGKARVTGPLSWERSRVALLAAYEAACS, from the coding sequence TTGGCTGGTAAAGCACTCATTCTCGTCGAGAACCTCTCCGTACCGTTCGACCGCCGGGTGTGGCAGGAGAGCACCACGCTGCGTGACGCCGGCTGGGACGTACACGTCATCTGCCCCCGGGGAGCCAAGCGGGACACCGAGCCGTACGTCGAGATAGACGGGGTGAAGATCCACCGCTACCCGCTCCGGGCGGCGACCGGTGGCCCGCTCGGCTACCTGCAGGAGTACGGCTCGGCGCTGTGGCACACCTTCCGGCTCGCCCGGCGGATCGGACCGGTGGACGTCGTGCACGCGTGCAACCCGCCGGACCTGCTGTTCCTCGTGGCGAGAATGCTCAAACGGCGCGGGGCGCGGTTCGTGTTCGACCAGCACGACCTGGTGCCCGAGCTCTATCTGTCCCGGTTCGATCGCGGCGAGGACTTCCTCTACCGCGCCGTCTGCCGGCTGGAGCGGCTCACCTACCGGGCGGCCGACGTGGTCATCGCGACCAACGAGAGCTACCGCGAGGTCGCGATCACCAGGGGCGGCAAGCGGCCCGGAGAGGTGTTCGTGGTGCGCAGCGCACCGGCGGTCGAGCGGTTCCACCGGGTCCCCGTCGAAGAGTCGATCAAACGGGGGAAGCCGCACCTGCTCTGCTACCTCGGGGTGATGGGCCCGCAGGACGGCGTGGACTACGCGCTGCGGTCGCTGGCCAGCCTCCGCGACGACCTGGGCCGCACGGACTGGCACGCGGTGTTCGTCGGGGGCGGCGACACCTTCGAGGACATGGTCGCGTTCTCCCGCGAACTGGGCCTGTCGGACTCGGTCGAGTTCACCGGCCGGATCCCGGACGAGGACCTGCTGCGCTACCTGTCCGCCGCGGACGTCTGCCTGGCTCCGGACCCGCTCAACCCACTCAACGACGTGTCCACCATGAACAAGATCATGGAGTACATGGCGATGGCCCGCCCGATCGTCTCCTTCGATCTCCGGGAGGCGAGGGTGTCGGCCGGAGACGCCGCGGTGTACGCACCGGCCAACGACGAGCCGGAGTTCGCCAAGCTGATCGCCCGGCTGCTCGACGATCCGCAGGAACGCCGCAGGATGGGCGAGGCGGGCAAGGCCCGGGTCACCGGCCCGCTGTCGTGGGAACGCTCCAGGGTCGCACTCCTGGCCGCCTACGAGGCGGCCTGTTCCTGA
- a CDS encoding nucleotide sugar dehydrogenase, protein MRISVFGLGYVGCVSAACLAASGHEVIGVDVNPTKIDLISRGQAPVVEERIGELTAEVVRSGALRATTDVAEAVDSTDISLICVGTPSAPNGSLSTTYLERVAEQIGHVLAGKSDRHTIVFRSTMLPGTCADLLIPILERASGLRAGTGFGVAVNPEFLREGTSVRDFFEPPKTVIGEFDIASGDAVAALYDGIPGEVFRVPVAVAEMTKYADNAFHGLKISFANEIGAICQAIGLDSHRVMDVFLADRKLNISPAYLRPGFAFGGSCLPKDLRGLVYAARRADVSVPLLSHVLPSNEDHLRRAFELVAAAGSRRIGLFGLSFKPGTDDLRESPLVELAERLLGKGYDLRIYDANVSLSRLMGANREYIESRLPHLGDLLSTSADDVLAHADVCVVGCKDPAVLSALDGAGDRTIIDLVRLPDADTRRAHPGYVGLGW, encoded by the coding sequence GTGAGAATCAGTGTGTTCGGGCTCGGCTATGTCGGTTGCGTCTCCGCGGCCTGTCTCGCGGCCAGCGGCCACGAGGTGATCGGGGTCGACGTCAATCCCACCAAGATCGACCTCATCTCCCGGGGTCAGGCGCCGGTCGTCGAGGAGCGGATCGGCGAACTGACCGCCGAGGTCGTACGGAGCGGAGCCCTGCGGGCCACCACCGACGTCGCCGAAGCGGTCGACTCGACCGACATCTCGCTGATCTGCGTGGGCACGCCGTCCGCGCCGAACGGCAGCCTGTCCACCACCTACCTGGAGCGGGTGGCCGAGCAGATCGGCCACGTGCTGGCCGGCAAGAGCGACCGGCACACGATCGTCTTCCGCAGCACCATGCTCCCCGGCACCTGCGCCGACCTGCTCATCCCGATCCTTGAGCGGGCCTCGGGGCTGCGGGCCGGGACCGGCTTCGGCGTGGCGGTCAACCCGGAGTTCCTGCGCGAGGGCACGAGCGTGCGCGACTTCTTCGAGCCGCCCAAGACCGTCATCGGCGAGTTCGACATCGCGAGCGGCGACGCGGTCGCCGCTCTGTACGACGGCATTCCGGGTGAGGTCTTCCGGGTCCCCGTGGCGGTCGCCGAGATGACCAAGTACGCCGACAACGCCTTCCACGGCCTGAAGATCAGCTTCGCCAACGAGATCGGGGCGATCTGCCAGGCGATCGGGCTGGACTCGCACCGGGTCATGGACGTCTTCCTCGCCGACCGCAAGCTCAACATCAGCCCGGCCTACCTGCGGCCGGGCTTCGCCTTCGGCGGCTCGTGCCTGCCCAAGGACCTCCGGGGACTGGTGTACGCGGCCCGGCGGGCCGACGTGTCGGTGCCGCTGCTCTCGCACGTCCTGCCCTCCAACGAGGACCACCTGCGACGCGCCTTCGAGCTGGTGGCGGCGGCCGGCAGCCGCCGGATCGGGCTGTTCGGGCTGTCGTTCAAACCGGGCACCGACGACCTGCGGGAGAGCCCGCTGGTGGAGCTGGCCGAACGTCTCCTCGGCAAGGGGTACGACCTGCGCATCTACGACGCCAACGTCTCCCTGTCACGCCTGATGGGGGCGAACCGCGAATACATCGAGAGCAGGCTGCCGCACCTGGGCGACCTGCTGAGCACCTCCGCCGACGACGTGCTCGCGCACGCCGACGTGTGCGTCGTCGGCTGCAAGGACCCGGCCGTGCTGAGCGCGCTCGACGGCGCGGGCGACCGCACGATCATCGACCTCGTCCGCCTTCCCGACGCCGACACGCGCCGGGCACATCCTGGATACGTGGGCCTTGGCTGGTAA
- a CDS encoding GNAT family N-acetyltransferase, translated as MSMPANEESGEPGASIPSRPVTARRTQTAQAVQTVRTVGFGALTAEELDAWHLLRAANPLLDSPYFHPGFAAAVHAGGREVRVAVGRDQAGGVRALLPHHRERSLTRPAGWPAADFQGPVLAPGSSFPPLALLTGGVRGFAFDHLVEGCADFEPWVESRCPSPFLDVSGGLEGYLGRASRSGKDNMGQARRRAAKAERTHGTVRFVADAVDTELLSRVVELKRAQYAATGARDYFAEPDRHDLLTRLLHTRDSSFGGILSTLHAGPHLVAAHFGIRSENVLHWWFPVYDPAFAGLAPGWMLLRELATAAPALGITRIDLGRGDDEYKRRAKTGETQVCQGIVTRSSARQALRRARDSMVTTAKSSALGPSLRHIARKFRTFNR; from the coding sequence ATGAGCATGCCCGCCAACGAGGAGTCCGGCGAGCCTGGCGCCTCCATCCCCTCCCGGCCCGTGACGGCCCGGAGGACACAGACGGCGCAGGCCGTACAGACGGTGCGGACCGTGGGGTTCGGCGCGCTCACCGCGGAGGAGCTGGACGCCTGGCACCTGCTCCGCGCGGCCAACCCCCTGCTGGACAGCCCCTACTTCCACCCCGGCTTCGCCGCGGCCGTACACGCCGGCGGCCGTGAGGTGCGGGTCGCCGTGGGCAGGGACCAGGCGGGCGGCGTCCGCGCTCTGCTGCCCCACCACCGCGAGCGTTCGCTGACCAGGCCCGCGGGCTGGCCTGCTGCGGACTTCCAGGGGCCCGTACTCGCCCCCGGCTCCTCCTTCCCTCCGCTGGCGCTGCTCACCGGCGGGGTGCGCGGCTTCGCGTTCGACCATCTGGTCGAGGGCTGCGCGGACTTCGAGCCCTGGGTGGAGTCCCGGTGCCCGTCACCGTTCCTGGACGTCTCCGGCGGCTTGGAGGGATATCTGGGCCGGGCGTCGCGGAGCGGCAAGGACAACATGGGCCAGGCCCGCCGCCGTGCCGCGAAGGCCGAGCGGACCCACGGCACGGTGCGGTTCGTCGCCGACGCGGTCGACACGGAGCTTCTGAGCCGGGTGGTCGAGCTCAAACGCGCGCAGTACGCCGCCACGGGCGCCAGAGACTACTTCGCCGAACCGGACCGCCATGATCTGTTGACCCGGCTGCTGCATACCCGCGACTCCTCATTCGGGGGAATTCTGTCCACTTTGCATGCCGGCCCCCATCTGGTCGCGGCGCATTTCGGAATTCGGTCGGAAAATGTCCTGCATTGGTGGTTTCCGGTCTACGATCCGGCCTTCGCGGGGCTCGCCCCCGGATGGATGTTGCTGCGCGAGCTCGCCACCGCGGCTCCGGCCCTGGGTATCACGCGCATCGACCTCGGGCGGGGTGACGACGAGTACAAACGGCGGGCCAAGACCGGTGAGACCCAGGTGTGCCAGGGGATCGTGACCAGGAGTTCGGCGCGGCAGGCGTTGCGGCGGGCGCGGGACTCCATGGTCACCACGGCGAAATCCTCCGCACTCGGCCCTAGTTTGCGACATATTGCACGAAAATTCCGCACCTTCAATCGATAA
- a CDS encoding glycosyltransferase family 2 protein has translation MTPGTPRIAVVIVTYNSAEVLGGCLRSLLDGSRGVRLEGVVVADNASKDDSLRIAEKASGLPLQTVQLGRNAGYAAAVNAGVEALDIQQLDAVFVINPDCRLHPGALAPLADALRQPGRGIAVPRLTNPDGSLQPSLRRTPTVRRALAEAVIGGDLAGRIGTLGELVTDPREYERPGAAAWATGAAMLVSTDVIREIGPWDESFLLYSEETEFALRAADRGWALWYEPASVVEHIGGDSGVNPTLAALLIVNKVKLFRRRRSTPAAFVYYLAVVLGEGLRALAGRRTSRASVVALLRPSRRLQKLAD, from the coding sequence ATGACGCCTGGTACCCCCCGGATCGCCGTAGTGATCGTTACGTACAACAGTGCGGAGGTACTCGGAGGCTGTCTGCGTTCCCTCCTCGACGGTTCGCGGGGCGTGCGCCTCGAAGGCGTCGTCGTGGCCGACAACGCCTCGAAGGACGACTCCCTCAGGATCGCCGAGAAGGCGTCCGGTCTGCCGCTCCAGACCGTCCAGCTCGGCCGGAACGCCGGTTACGCGGCAGCGGTCAACGCGGGCGTCGAGGCACTGGACATCCAGCAGCTCGATGCGGTGTTCGTGATCAACCCCGACTGCAGGTTGCACCCGGGCGCGCTCGCCCCACTCGCCGACGCCCTGCGGCAGCCGGGGCGCGGCATCGCCGTACCCCGCCTGACCAATCCGGACGGCAGCCTGCAGCCCTCTCTGCGCAGGACGCCCACCGTGCGCAGGGCGCTGGCGGAGGCGGTGATCGGCGGAGATCTCGCCGGCCGGATCGGCACCCTGGGCGAGCTGGTCACCGACCCTCGGGAGTACGAACGGCCGGGCGCCGCGGCATGGGCGACGGGCGCGGCCATGCTCGTCTCCACCGACGTCATCAGGGAGATCGGCCCGTGGGACGAGTCCTTCCTGCTCTACAGCGAGGAGACCGAATTCGCGCTCCGTGCCGCCGACCGCGGCTGGGCGCTCTGGTACGAACCGGCATCCGTGGTCGAGCACATCGGCGGCGACTCGGGAGTCAACCCGACTCTCGCCGCGCTGCTCATCGTCAACAAGGTGAAGCTGTTCCGCCGTCGCCGGAGCACACCGGCGGCGTTCGTCTACTACCTGGCGGTCGTCCTCGGCGAGGGGCTGCGGGCGCTGGCTGGGCGCCGTACGTCAAGGGCGTCGGTCGTGGCGCTGCTGCGGCCGTCGCGCCGGCTCCAGAAGCTCGCGGATTGA
- a CDS encoding polysaccharide deacetylase family protein, with product MDSVVNLTVHGIGPTGRELDPGEDTTWVGVEQFERVLDAAVGRQDVRITFDDGNASDVEIALPRLLERGLTAEFFVLAGLLGEPGRLDADGVRELVAAGMLVGSHGWAHRDWRRLDGGQAEEEIADAHRLLSELTGRRVSRVAIPFGSYDRHVLGRLRRAEVTRAYTSDGGRAQPGSWLQPRNSLRHDIDATWAAQVMDGTPPLPLRVRRIAARAFKRARG from the coding sequence GTGGATTCGGTCGTCAACCTCACGGTGCACGGGATCGGTCCGACCGGCCGCGAGCTCGACCCGGGTGAAGACACGACCTGGGTCGGCGTCGAGCAGTTCGAACGGGTCCTCGACGCGGCGGTGGGCCGTCAGGACGTCCGCATCACCTTCGACGACGGCAACGCCTCAGATGTGGAGATCGCCCTCCCGCGGCTGCTCGAACGCGGCCTCACCGCGGAGTTCTTCGTACTGGCCGGGCTTCTCGGCGAGCCGGGCAGGCTGGACGCCGACGGCGTGCGGGAGCTGGTGGCGGCGGGCATGCTGGTCGGCTCGCACGGCTGGGCGCACCGCGACTGGCGACGGCTGGACGGAGGTCAGGCGGAGGAGGAGATCGCCGACGCCCACCGGCTCCTCAGCGAACTGACCGGACGACGGGTGTCGAGGGTGGCCATCCCGTTCGGCTCCTACGACAGGCATGTGCTCGGCAGGCTGAGGCGGGCGGAGGTGACGCGCGCGTACACCAGCGACGGCGGTCGCGCCCAGCCGGGCTCCTGGCTGCAGCCACGCAACAGCCTGCGCCACGACATCGACGCCACCTGGGCCGCACAGGTCATGGACGGAACCCCGCCACTGCCGCTCCGCGTCCGCCGGATCGCCGCACGGGCGTTCAAACGTGCCCGAGGCTGA